One Sulfitobacter sp. M39 genomic window, GACGCGATCAAGCTGAAAGACGGCAAGCAGGTCACGGATTTTCAGGAAGGCATCCTGCCGTGGGCCCTGCGCAACCCCACAGCGATCGTGTTTGATGAATATGACGCGGGCCGCGCCGATGTGATGTTCGTCATCCAGCGTGTGCTGGAAGTAGACGGCAAGCTGACGCTTCTGGACCAGAACCAGGTGATCGAACCTCACCCCTATTTCCGCATCTTCGCCACCGCCAATACTGTTGGTCTGGGCGACACCACGGGTCTTTACCACGGTACGCAGCAGATCAACCAAGGCCAGATGGACCGTTGGTCGCTGGTCGCCACGTTGAACTATCTGAGCATCGACGCCGAAACCCAGATCGTTCTGTCCAAGAACCCGCATTACAACACGGACAAGGGCCGCAAGACGATTAAGCAGATGGTTACCGTCGCCGACCTTACGCGGACCGCCTTTATGAATGGCGAACTCTCGACCGTTATGTCGCCGCGGACCGTGATTGCCTGGGCCCAGAACGCCGAGATTTTCCGCGACGTGGGCTATGCCTTCCGCCTGTCGTTCCTCAACAAATGTGACGAGCTGGAACGCCAGACCGTGGCCGAATTCTATCAACGTCTCTTCGACGAAGAGCTGCCGGAATCTGCCGCCAGCCTGAGCCTTGGCTAAACCACGATCCACCCCGTGCGCACGTTGGCAGGGGTGAAGAACAAGACGTCCACCGGCAGCTTGGTCGGTGGGCGACAGTCTGACCGCAGCGCCCCGTTTCGTGTGGCCGCGGTGACCAAAGCCGCAGGTCGGCCGCACTCGGATGGGAGAATGACATGAGCAAACAATCAGATAACCCCGCCGACGCGTTCAAAAAGGCTTTGGCCGAAGCGACCAAGGTGCTGTCAAATGATACAGAGCTGACGGTCACCTATTCGGTTGATCCGTCGGGGCTGAGCGGGGATTCCATGCGCTTGCCGCAGGTCAGCCGTCGCATGACCCGCGAGGAAGTCTTGCTGGCTCGTGGCACCGCCGACGCGCTGGCGCTGAACCGGCGCTATCACAACGGCCAGACCCATGCGAAATACATGCCCGCCGGTGACATGGCCCGCGATCTTTATGAAGCGATGGAAACCGCCCGCTGCGAAGCCGTGGGCGCCCGCGACATGCCCGGCACCGCGGGCAATATCGATGCCAAGATCAAATACGACTCCCTGCGCAAGGGCTATGATCAGGCCAAGCAACCCTCGGACGTGCCTTTGGCGACGGCGGCAGGCTATCTGGTGCGTCATCTGGCGACGGGGCGTGACATGCCCGCCGGTGCGGCCAACGCAATGGAGCTATGGCGCGGTTATATCGAGGATCAGGCCGGTGGCACGCTCGAGACGTTGAACGACACGCTGGATGATCAGGCCGCCTTTGCCCGCTTTGCGCGCAAGATGATCGTTGATCTGGGCTATGGTGACCAGCTGGGCGACGACCCCGACCAAGGCGACGACGACCAAGACAGCGCCGAGGAAGAAGGCACCGAAGAAGAGCAAGAGCCCGATAGCACCGGTCAGGACGACCAGGACGACGACGAGGCAGAAGCCTCGCCCGAGCAGTCGCAAGAGCAGCAGCAGGATGAATCGCAGGCGCAGGTGTCGATGGATGACACCGCCGATCAGGAGCTTGGCGAAGAGGCCGAGATGCCCGATGGCGACGCCCCGATGGAGCCGCCCGCCCCGCCGCAAGCCTCGGACGCGGACCCGAATTATCTGGTGTACCAGACCGATCATGACGAGGTGATCGGGGCCGAAGACCTTGCCGAACCGGCAGAGCTTGAACGCCTGCGCGCCTATCTGGACCAGCAGCTTGAACCGCTGAAAGGCGCGGTGAGCCGTCTGGCGAACAAGCTGCAACGTCGCTTGCAGGCGCAGCAGAACCGGTCGTGGGAATTCGATCTGGAGGAAGGCACGCTCGATGCCGGTCGTCTGGCCCGTGTCGTGGCCA contains:
- the cobS gene encoding cobaltochelatase subunit CobS, with amino-acid sequence MAETSLDLTTKPTKEISVREVFGIDTDMVVHGFEERTSRVPDLDSTYKFDPDTTMAILAGFNHNRRVMVQGYHGTGKSTHIEQVASLLNWPCVRVNLDSHISRIDLIGKDAIKLKDGKQVTDFQEGILPWALRNPTAIVFDEYDAGRADVMFVIQRVLEVDGKLTLLDQNQVIEPHPYFRIFATANTVGLGDTTGLYHGTQQINQGQMDRWSLVATLNYLSIDAETQIVLSKNPHYNTDKGRKTIKQMVTVADLTRTAFMNGELSTVMSPRTVIAWAQNAEIFRDVGYAFRLSFLNKCDELERQTVAEFYQRLFDEELPESAASLSLG
- the cobT gene encoding cobaltochelatase subunit CobT, which codes for MSKQSDNPADAFKKALAEATKVLSNDTELTVTYSVDPSGLSGDSMRLPQVSRRMTREEVLLARGTADALALNRRYHNGQTHAKYMPAGDMARDLYEAMETARCEAVGARDMPGTAGNIDAKIKYDSLRKGYDQAKQPSDVPLATAAGYLVRHLATGRDMPAGAANAMELWRGYIEDQAGGTLETLNDTLDDQAAFARFARKMIVDLGYGDQLGDDPDQGDDDQDSAEEEGTEEEQEPDSTGQDDQDDDEAEASPEQSQEQQQDESQAQVSMDDTADQELGEEAEMPDGDAPMEPPAPPQASDADPNYLVYQTDHDEVIGAEDLAEPAELERLRAYLDQQLEPLKGAVSRLANKLQRRLQAQQNRSWEFDLEEGTLDAGRLARVVANPTTPLSFKVEQDTEFRDTCVTLLLDNSGSMRGRPISIAAICADVLARTLERCNVKVEILGFTTRAWKGGQAREAWLNDGRPVQPGRLNDLRHIIYKSADAPWRRTRPNLGLMMKEGLLKENIDGEALEWAHRRMIARHEARKILMVISDGAPVDDSTLSVNPANYLEKHLRDVIAMVEKRKAVELLAIGIGHDVTRYYDRAVTITDVDQLAGAMTEQLAALFDTDPRARARVMGMRRAS